From a single Halictus rubicundus isolate RS-2024b unplaced genomic scaffold, iyHalRubi1_principal scaffold0223, whole genome shotgun sequence genomic region:
- the LOC143364062 gene encoding uncharacterized protein LOC143364062 — MVGLRVPQRSRNYASEALTFGPSSRIELSDEKLFLRLQHRNTSKLQQRGDSIRAVQHHRRSASLENNTPVQRHSSAAPQQCSTTTVQHHNSAAPQQISIPGEQHSSATTTPTAIIERGTVKAALTRFRTFLSKSASTTSVGSLKKRLEANIGLHDTFNRVQTRIEILVAGTDAEQLHATERDDFETAYFDLVDQVETFIARSTPNHSRATTVSPISAQATDSNIQRFHYLNSSLKGVAARVIQALGVSETNYKQAWELLKSRYEDSTSLKRHHVNSLLDLKSVQKQSEVTLREFIDDATNHRVALMSLGEPIETWDTTLVPLLSRKLDQVSMREWEKRIISQSKMPSFSQFSAFIEERSKYLANIAVNLPVAAPRVDQRPRVPSNTPRYNYLASHVINTAGCPVCKASHAIYHCERFKNSNLSQKTKIVQEARLCFNCLVSGHQVRACTRSHCKQCGRKHHSLLHNPDSKPVEESYAITADSDSREPPVVVANVANTIGHTVLSTAIVQVKDKKGQAHECRVLLDSGSQANFITTGFCQRLGIKSIAIDSTVTGLGRAANSIKGKATKPNFQMHREKLEIPNHIELADPEFHVQRPIDMLIGAGLFWTLLCVGQHRSQSNLLLQKTQLGYVLSADIAKMYRQILVHPADRKYQRILWRAQPHLPIQEYELNTAGMNLRKWASNCPTVTTTDSTESNREIAVDKDPKTLGLLWSPTTDNLIFIVKPPQNQRITKRTILSEIAQIFDPLGLIGPIVIVAKIILQKLWQIQIGWDRSIPQDLHSQWLQYRQDISQTHPKGRTGLVFTCALEIGQVDGGLLRVGGRLSNAPIDYDQKHPIILPSKHLLTDLIVNHEHHRLMHAGCQAVLTSLQNRVNPLSQSYQMGQLPASRVTPARPFSTWGVDYAGDQRLTFEEFYTLLTQIESCLNSRPLSPLSSDPTDLNPLTPGHFLIGTALTTLPSQDIRDIKVTRLNRYQLVQQMVQHFWQRWQKECIHQLQQRHKWQHPTTLKIAVDSLVIIKEDNLPPLQWSMGTKECMDHTEKSASWMRIHCFYELRKLCAHTFHEDPCSMSQIDRNMHY; from the exons ATGGTCGGCCTGCGTGTACCCCAGAGGTCGCGGAATTACG CGAGCGAGGCCttaacatttggtccttcgagccggatagaGCTCAGTGACGAGAAGTTGTTCCTAAGGCTTCAGCATCGCAACACATCAAAGTTGCAACAACGAGGTGACAGCATCAGAGCAGTGCAGCACCACCGCAGATCAGCATCATTGGAGAACAACACCCCCGTGCAACGCCACAGCAGTGCAGCACCACAGCAGTGCAGCACCACAACAGTGCAGCACCACAACAGTGCAGCACCACAACAGATCAGCATCCCTGGAGAACAACATTCCAGTGCAACCACCACGCCGACAGCA ATAATCGAACGCGGAACGGTCAAGGCGGCGCTCACGCGGTTTAGGACGTTCCTTAGCAAATCCGCGAGCACGACCTCGGTAGGCTCGCTTAAGAAACGATTAGAAGCAAACATAGGTCTTCATGACACTTTCAATCGCGTCCAGACGCGAATCGAGATACTTGTAGCTGGAACAGACGCCGAACAACTGCACGCGACCGAGCGAGACGATTTCGAAACGGCGTATTTCGATCTCGTAGATCAAGTAGAAACTTTCATTGCGCGGTCTACTCCGAATCACAGTAGAGCAACCACCGTCAGTCCGATATCCGCGCAGGCGACAGATAGCA ACATCCAACGGTTCCATTATCTAAACTCATCGCTCAAGGGGGTAGCGGCTCGCGTCATTCAAGCATTAGGCGTTTCTGAAACAAATTACAAACAGGCGTGGGAATTACTAAAGTCGCGATACGAAGACTCCACAAGTCTCAAGCGACACCATGTAAATTCATTACTAGATTTAAAATCCGTTCAGAAGCAATCGGAAGTCACCTTGCGGGAATTTATTGACGACGCTACAAATCACAGGGTAGCGTTAATGTCGTTAGGTGAACCGATTGAAACTTGGGACACCACGTTGGTTCCGTTATTGTCCCGAAAACTAGACCAAGTATCCATGAGAGAATGGGAAAAAAGGATCATTTCTCAATCGAAAATGCCTTCATTCAGTCAGTTTTCCGCATTCATAGAAGAACGATCGAAGTATTTAGCTAATATCGCGGTCAATCTTCCGGTAGCTGCACCCAGAGTCGACCAGCGACCTCGAGTGCCAAGTAACACCCCCCGATACAACTACTTAGCTTCGCACGTAATCAATACAGCCGGGTGCCCCGTATGCAAGGCAAGTCACGCGATATACCATTGCGAGAGATTTAAAAACTCCAATTTAAGTCAAAagacaaaaattgttcaagaaGCCCGGCTATGCTTCAATTGCTTAGTATCGGGGCATCAAGTCAGGGCGTGTACACGGAGCCATTGCAAACAGTGTGGAAGGAAGCATCATTCCTTATTACACAATCCCGACAGCAAACCCGTAGAAGAGAGCTACGCGATTACAGCAGATTCAGACTCGCGAGAACCACCAGTAGTAGTAGCTAACGTAGCAAACACAATAGGGCATACCGTGCTATCGACAGCGATAGTTCAAGTTAAGGACAAAAAGGGTCAAGCACATGAGTGCCGAGTGTTATTAGATTCAGGGTCCCAAGCAAACTTCATCACCACAGGATTTTGCCAACGACTCGGCATCAAATCGATTGCAATAGATTCAACAGTGACAGGATTAGGAAGGGCGGCAAATTCCATCAAGGGTAAAGCAACA AAGCCTAATTTTCAAATGCATAGGGAAAAACTAGAAATTCCGAACCACATAGAGTTAGCCGATCCAGAATTCCATGTACAAAGGCCAATAGATATGCTCATTGGAGCAGGTCTATTTTGGACATTGCTATGTGTCGGTCAACACAGGTCACAGTCGAACCTGCTCTTGCAAAAAACTCAACTCGG ATACGTCCTGTCGGCCGACATTGCTAAAATGTATAGGCAGATTTTAGTTCATCCAGCAGATAGAAAATATCAGAGAATTTTATGGCGAGCACAGCCACATCTCCCAATTCAAGAGTATGAGCTAAACACA GCTGGTATGAACCTTCGCAAATGGGCAAGCAATTGTCCAACAGTAACAACAACAGACAGTACAGAGAGCAATCGAGAAATCGCCGTGGATAAAGATCCAAAAACGTTAGGCCTTTTGTGGTCACCGACGACCGACAACTTAATATTTATAGTAAAACCCCCACAGAACCAGCGTATCACAAAACGTACCATTCTGTCCGAAATAGCTCAGATATTTGATCCATTAGGACTGATAGGCCCCATTGTAATAGTCGCGAAAATTATCCTACAAAAACTATGGCAGATTCAGATAGGTTGGGATCGATCAATACCGCAGGACTTGCACAGTCAATGGCTCCAATACCGCCAAGATATTAGTCAA ACGCATCCGAAAGGGCGTACGGGGCTTGTGTTTACCTGCGCTCTCGAGATCGGTCAGGTAGATGG CGGACTACTCAGGGTGGGCGGAAGGCTATCGAACGCACCCATAGATTATGATCAGAAACATCCCATTATATTGCCATCAAAGCATCTGTTAACGGATTTAATAGTAAATCACGAGCATCACAGGTTAATGCATGCGGGATGTCAGGCGGTACTAACTTCATTACAAAATAG AGTAAACCCATTAAGTCAATCATATCAGATGGGTCAATTACCTGCATCGAGAGTCACCCCCGCGCGACCATTTTCTACCTGGGGAGTCGACTACGCAG GAGATCAGAGGCTCACGTTCGAAGAGTTTTATACGCTACTGACGCAAATAGAATCCTGTCTAAATTCACGTCCACTTTCACCATTATCTTCAGACCCCACCGACCTAAACCCTTTAACTCCAGGACATTTTTTGATTGGTACTGCTCTTACAACACTGCCATCTCAAGACATACGAGATATTAAGGTCACTCGACTCAATCGATACCAGTTAGTCCAGCAAATGGTCCAGCATTTCTGGCAAAGATGGCAGAAGGAATGTATACACCAATTACAGCAAAGACACAAATGGCAGCATCCCACAACCTTGAAAATAGCTGTAGACTCTTTGGTCATCATCAAGGAGGACAATCTACCCCCGTTACAATGGAGTATGG GTACTAAGGAATGCATGGATCATACTGAGAAGAGTGCTAGTTGGATGAGGAT ACATTGTTTTTATGAGCTGAGGAAGCTATGCGCGCACACATTCCATGAAGATCCATGCAGCATGTCACAGATCGACAGGAATATGCACTACTGA